A single window of Ammospiza caudacuta isolate bAmmCau1 chromosome Z, bAmmCau1.pri, whole genome shotgun sequence DNA harbors:
- the LOC131571613 gene encoding uncharacterized protein LOC131571613 produces the protein MQAEWDGAGGLRRASDNRGESPPASPTVCSAALPSAPGSFRERCVTYAPPARPARRSPAGRGPAPREELRLPPGSVPETSPHRPTPAPGSRPAPLLQRPFTDSCSGLPPGSAPAASLHRLLLPAPARLRSCSVPSPTPAPGSRPASLLQRPFTDFALARAPAPAGRGARAALSPLKGRHSPSSGVFPQFNTLVGSRREINVLLSAGTAGAWAAPALFSQSIAAILSLFRLPSGSPHACRFSPQPP, from the coding sequence ATGCAAGCagagtgggatggagctggtGGGCTCCGCCGAGCCTCCGACAACCGCGGCGAGAGCCCGCCTGCCTCCCCTACCGTCTGCTCAGCCGCTCTTCCCTCAGCTCCGGGTAGCTTCCGGGAACGCTGCGTCACTTACGCGCCCCCGGCGCGGCCCGCCCGCCGCAGCCCTgccggccgcggccccgccccgcgggaGGAGCTCCGGCTCCCGCCCGGCTCCGTTCCTGAAACGTCCCCTCACCGACCGACTCCTGCTCCCGGCTCCCGCCCGGCTCCGCTCCTGCAGCGTCCCTTCACCGACTCCTGCTCCGGGCTCCCGCCCGGCTCCGCTCCTGCAGCGTCCCTTCACCGACTCCTGCTCCCGGCTCCCGCCCGGCTTCGCTCTTGCAGCGTCCCTTCACCGACTCCTGCTCCCGGCTCCCGCCCGGCTTCGCTCTTGCAGCGTCCCTTCACCGACTTTGCTCTCGCCCGTGCTCCCGCTCCTGCTGGCCGCGGGGCACGCGCGGCGCTTTCCCCATTGAAGGGTCGCCATTCCCCAAGCAGCGGTGTGTTTCCACAGTTTAACACTTTGGTTGGCAGCCGGCGAGAGATAAATGTTCTCCTGTCCGCCGGCACCGCTGGCGCTTGGGCAGCACCTGCGCTTTTCTCGCAGAGCATTGCTGCCATCCTTTCCCTGTTCCGTCTGCCCTCGGGATCTCCCCACGCCTGTCGCTTTTCCCCGCAACCCCCGTGA